The Strix uralensis isolate ZFMK-TIS-50842 chromosome 5, bStrUra1, whole genome shotgun sequence genome segment TGTCATTTCTCATTCTACCAAGTCCCCTGCTTAAGACTCGCACAATGCTGCCTTTCTTGCTGCACTATCACCATTATTGGTGGAGGTCACACTGTGAAAATTGCTTGTGAGAATAACCACAGTTGCCAAGGAAGTATGACACTATTATGTTCTGATAGTTCTTGGCAGAGGAGTGGCAGAGTAGATAAGATAAGCACTAGGAGGAGAGAGTTTCTTAGACTGTTCTCATGCAGCTACCCTTCAGAATAAAGAGAAAGGGGAAACTGGAGATAATGGAAGAATTGTCTCAGCGCACATTTGCTGAAGTTTCCCATGAGGCAGCAGCAGTTCTTTAAGCCTCGTTTTCCACTGGGAGTCGGGTCACTTCACTCTGTTTGTGCATCCCTCCCCCAGTAAAGCATGCTGATGTGCCAGGAGCAGATCCAAACCACCCTCTGGCCTGCCAGCATTCATTGTGTGCCAACTGGCAGCAACAGAAGCAGAACCCAGTCAGAAGAAGGCAGGACCTTTACTCGGTCTGCTCAAAGCGGATGGCAAAGAAGGGACTCAGCTCAGCTCAGGGCTACAGCAAATATAATTGCACTACAGAGAACAAATGCAGGAATAGGGGGAAGGGGAAGACAGGAggtgaagggaagaaaagaaactgtCTTATTTAGTAAGTCCCAAATTCTTAATCGCACAGCTTGGGACTGAGACAAGTGGAGCAAGAACTCCCCAAATTCACTCCTGAGTGGTATAAGTTGCTTTATTGTGGTCTGAAGGAGGAAGCCAGAAGCAGCTACATCAGAAGTTTCTTAGAATAGAAATGGACTAAAATCTTAAAATGCAGCTGAGCTCCCACAAACTGTTTACTGTTTGTAAATTTTGGTATCAACATTCAAGGCACAATTCCTTCTGGCTCTGACAGTGGACTTAGGCTAGGTCCACTTGGAGTAACAAGATTTCCCCCACCTCTCTGCTATGCTAAGAGCATGTTCTTCCTTGGCAGATGCACTGTGGTATGTAGGACAGAGATGAATGTGCCTATATTTAACAGAAGCCCCTACGGAGGAATAAGCAGTAAAACAGCGAGCGGGAAATTTAAGAAAGACAGTGAATCAGCAGCTGGACAAACAACACATTGAAATTCCCAAATAAAAAACAACATCCTCCATGCTTCTCTATACTTTTACACCTACCCTCGCTAGCCCTGAAAGCTGCACATGCTTCAGTTAGTTTTCTTCAGCTAATCACTAGCAAAGTAATTATTTGCTCCCCCCTCACAGGATACACCAGTGCTATGCAGACATACGTTCAAGAAGTTTTTCACACTGCTGTACTGTGGCACAAAAAGCATAACACTCTAGAGTaatctgtcttcctttttttttcccctttgaaataaatttttcctgTTCCCTTAGCTGAAATATCTTCTCACTCTCCAGAACACCCATACGACCCGGGCTTCCATCATTAACAGATTAAGACTAGCTGTTCCTACATTCATGGTCCTTTAAACCATGTAATGAATGAATCTCCACTGAAAAACTCCCAAAGATCTGTATACTCTGTTTCTTTGCTGCATCTGACCTATCTACAGAGCTGACCACAACAGGCAATCTGTTGTCATATCTGACTCATGCTGTCCTTctgggtcaaaaaaaaaaatcccttcctttGACTGGAAAGAGGCTGTCAAACAGACAGAATTTAAGTCTCTGCAATAGTGACCTTGGCTCTTCGAAGATCCTTTTCACCACCTAACTGGGCTTCGATGAGGTGATCACAGTGGATGGTGGAAGGCACGGCCACTTTTGGCAGCCCGCTGCTGATGAACTGTAGCATTGCCATCTGAGCAGTGGCATCCTGCATGGCCACACGGTCTGGCCGTAAGCGCAGATAGGTCTTGCCCCGCTCAATCTCCTGTTTTGCTGGGTCATCCAGGTGTCCATATACAATCTTCTCAGACAAGGTCAGGGGACGGTCAAGCCTGGGGAGAAGAATTGTAGTATCTGCATCTTGTGTACTTCAACGTTTGCCCTTTTAAGCATGTAACAGAACACTTCCTCATATCACTTGGACTGTTAAGACCTATTAACACACAGAAACCTCCATGCTCTTCTTACAGCACTAAAATATCAATTGGCAGATGGCTAAAACAAGGGTTCAGTCCAGAAAGTTCAAAAGTATATGGATTAATGTCACTATGCTTTCTTTTATAATCTTCCTACACAAAGAAACGTTTCTTGTGTCATACCTCAGGGCAGCAAAGGTGGAGATGAGACAGAGGTCAGACTCAATTCACAAATACCAGATCCCACAGCAAGCAAGTACAACTAAGCAGAATTTCATGACCTCAGACCTTGCATCCTGCAGTTGTATCAGTTGAGGAACCTATTTATGTCAGTGGTGAGACCTTCTGAGAAGTACCTAAGTAGATACAATGACTTGAAATGAGAGCTACCGCATTTAACAAAGGATGTGCAGACTGAAGGACATGTCATACAAACCACTGCCGAGGTAAGTGGAGCAGGAATGACAACTTTACAGGCACACAAGTCTCTATCAGCAGATTAAGGTCACTATGTTTACATATGCTATGAATTCTAGCCCTCCTTTCCATGCCTAACGCCTACAGTGGATCACAGGAGAACATTCACTACTGAAACACAGTGCAAAGGAGCATTAGTCTATAATGAATGCTGCCCACACGCTGCTTCCCCAGAAAGGAGCGAGGGCCAGTATGAAGGCTCCTCAAAGAGGGCATTAAACAAAGAGGAGAGAGCCCTTTCTAGCACCTCCTCTGCACTGGCCTTGTTCTCTGCGTGTCGCAGTGCTTCACTGTAACCCTCAACTCTTCTCACAGTACCCCACCACTATGTGGGGACACTACAACTCAGTCACATTTGTGACTGCCACTGCTCAAAGCTGCTCTCCCTAGTAAATATTCCCTACGCCAAGGTCCCAAGACATttatttcctcctctcccatcacTTCAGAGCTGAATTCTGacccctcccctcttccttcctccactcttACCTCTTACGGACAATGTTGATGTTCTTCTCCAGCTTTTCATAATTTATGTGTTCATTAGGCTCAAAGTGGCTCATGGCCACCTTGGCCCGCTGGCACAGGACAGGAGCAACATGGTAGCGTCGTATCCCACTATTCAAGGCATGCTGGAAAAAGGAGAGTATTAGCACTGGAACCTTGCAGAGTGAATTCCTATAACATAGCAATAAATCAATTGCTTTTCAGTTGTTATTCCTGGGATTTTACAGgctgagaaatagaaaaattgCAAAGGTTTTTAAAGGCACCCCATGAACATCTGATGGTACTATACTGCATATTATGTTAAACAGTGAGACACCAGGTTACCCAGAATGGGTAGCATTTACCAAATTATTTTACACTTCTAATTATAGCACCAAATGCCTTACACTTCCGTGGGAAAAGTGCTTTCAGGCAATGCTGAAATAATTCTCAAGCAAACACCAGTTTGCTATACTCCTGACATATTACAGCCATGGTGGAGAAGAACCTATGCAGTTTCCAAAGCAAGCAAACCCTAGGTTTGAATTTGCTCACTGGTATTGAGTTTATATTGAAGGACTGGCAGGTGACACAGTATGGGACTGAGTAGATACCCATCTGTTCTATCATCACATACTAAGTTCCCCATGCAGGGTCCCTGCATACCGTTACAAAGCTTATTATATTTCCACATAACATGACCCATGTTTCAATGCTTGCTAGAGTGACTTTGATGTACATGCCTGGTCTACAACATAATGCAGAGCAGGAGAGAGGCAAGAGGTGGAACAAACACATCAGCTGCACCAACCTGGCTGCTCAGATCCACGTGCTATTTATCTACAATTTCACAAAGGCATACTCACCCTTCCCTTAAGAAAAACCTGCCTTACAGGTGAGTTAACAGCAAGACAGATGAATACTGCAAGCTGAACACATCAGCAGAAAATGCCATGGAAAGAAAACCCAAATTTCGCTTGGCAGCTTCCACAGTGAAACAGTTCCCTGAAACATGGGAGAAGGGCAGGCTATGGTGAGGCACCTTTACAGCACCTGACCTGAAAGAGACAGGTCAGTGCCAGGGTTAAAAGGCTCTCACACAGCTTTGTAAACTGAGACAGAGGGCAGCCTCCTTAAAAACTTCCAAGGATTTGGCACATGCATTTCTTACATCCTTTGAAAGTCTCAGTCATCAGCACTAGAAGGTCTGGAAACAGACTGAAGACAAGAGTCCAGGGTTTTTCCTCCTCCAGTATTACACTTCAATCTTAATCCTGTTTTTTCTATTCATCCTCTACTTCAGCATTACAAGGTTTTGATAAGTACAGGTTAATTAACATAGCAGTATTGCATTAAATACGCCTTTTATATGTATGATTGTAAATCAGCAAATATTCCTTGCACAGAACACAATCACAGTACCTATCACTGGTTTTGCAATGTCAAAAATGCTAGTCAATTCTTTAGATCTGTTcaagcatttttaatgtttccttgCAGATATTTTCTTGAGTTTTCTTGTAACCAGCATTGAAAACATTGCCTGAAATAATCACAATCAATGAGACGTCACCATTTTTTATCCAAATCTCTTGTTTTATTGTCCTTTTGATAACATTTGTTAGTATCTTACACAATAAAAAGTTCAGGAAATCTAGGTGAGATCATAATAGCCAGCACACTAGCAGTAAgggtttagtttgttttttttaccaaACAATCCTAAGCTATTAGATATACAGCTTTTGGTAGGAGCAATACAGACCTACAGCAGCTGCACACCACTTtcattaaagaatatttaaagtaAGTGAACATAGCGGTACAAGAGGGGGCACTGCTCCTCCAGGAGTGCAAATGAAACCCAGTCATCAAATTTCACTGTGCTGTACTTTAAGCTTAGAACTTCCAGAACATATCACAGGTGTCAGAGTTGAGACTTCTCCTTCTTCCagcggcaaaaaaaaaaaacccaaaccccccaaaccaaccaaataCCACCCAGCTTCTCATTGTTTAACATACATAAGCAGCTCTTTACTAGTAGCCATGtaacttctgtgtttgttttgttctgcctttttttttaaacttcagcatTTACCCAGCACAATTAATGCTGTGGAAGTGTCTTTACCTCACAAGACATCCATTATCTTGTGAAAGTCTCCAACTGCTGGAGTGGCTGAAAGAAACTCTGAAGGATTTCATCAATGTTCatgaaaaaattatcttttcccCAGACCAGGAAAAGTATTTCGGTCTAATGCAGTAATTCCTTCTTTCCATTCCCCTCCCCCACCACTAACCCTGTAACACTAATAGAGTTCCTCCTTGTCACCCAGTAAACTGAAAGCTAAATTCCACCATAATTCAGCATACAGAAGAACACATTTGCAAATTAAAGTAATGGCAGAGGCTTCATAGCATTCTAGTCTTGCCTGGGACCAAAGCTGATTATGATAAAAATCCGAAGCAGGGCTCTCCAAAGGGAGGTGCAAAGAAACCTTTCAGGTAAAATTCAGATAAAATCTTTTCAGTTTGAACATACATGTCTATGTATCTTTTTACTTCATGAAATTGCTCAATTAAAAGTAGTATTTATTCAAATACTATATAAATATTGACATGGTAGTCACAGAAGTAGCAATACAAAGTAGTTGACTCCTGCTTGACCACGACTTCAGGCTACCAGAAGTGGGAAGGGAGCATGTTTGAGGTGAAGAAATGTGTCTGGACATGGAGATCAGCAAGAGAGGTCTGCAAAACTGAAGGTCTGTTTCTGTGATGGCCagtaaaaatggggaaaaataatcacCTAGGCCAATCAGTTCCAGGAGACTAGAGAATCATTTTTGTCTATATAAGACTTAAAAGGCACCTATTAAAAATGTGCTATCTTCATTTTACTGCTATTTAAATCTCATCCGAGACTCTACTCTCTTGGGAATCAATTTGATTCAAGACAGTCGTTCTCATGTTGGTACCCAGCAAGCCTAAGGATCCATCACCAACAATGAGCAACAGCATACACTGCCTGGTTCAAAAGTCTGATCTCACCTCATAAAGAATCTACAAGATATCACTCATCACACTTGTCGATTCTCCATGCCTGTCCTCTTTCCACTGTATCCTCAGAAAGAGGGTGGCAGAAAAAGAAGATTAAGGAAAAGCCACAAGCCTAACAGTTTCCAGCTTCATTCCCTCTCACTCTTCCCTGAAATAGTAGGTGGTCCGGGCGGCTTCTGTGGTGTATTTTTATGGAGTAGTGAGAAGTGCCTTGAGACCAACAGCCAAGGGAAGCAGGCAGCCAGCAATCTATACATCTTCCCTTTTATCCAGGAACTGTTAATTTCCAGACTGACCACCCAGCAAATGGGTGCCAAGTGATGTCCTCTCACCTGGCACTGAATCTGTTATCCCAGCATCTGAGTGTCCTTTTCAGATTTCAATAAAAGAAATGGCAGTAATTATCACAGGGCTCCTAAGTCTATGGGTATTTTGGCAGGGTTAAACTTCCTTAAAAGACTCAAAAAAGCCAGCCTATTAAATGGGTCATTATTTTTGAAATCTCTGTAAGGAAGCTAGCACTTATCTTTATAGATTTTAAAAGCTCATCTTGAAAAGCTAGCTATCTTGCATTTAGCTCACTACAGTGAATGATCCAGATGCAAGGGGAGTCTGAATTCAGAAACTAACTTACATTTTGGCAGCGGATATGGTAGACAAGTCCGGTAAGCAAAAGCTCATGTTCAAAAGAGTAGCAACTGTGCTACATGCACTCCCATCTGCGAAATCAGTCCTAGAAATCCTAGTTGAAACCCAAAATACCatctttcctcatcctccctgatGTAAGAATATTGGCCAAGTTTCCAACATTCACCATGATTCAGACTAAAAAAAGCAGTGTGGTATAATCAAATTGTAAATGCAGTCTAATTTTCTAGACCCACCTCCAAAGAGCAACCAAAATTAGAGTTTTGAAGATCAGTTTAGCTCTAGCCAGCACTGTTTTTTGCCAGCATACACAGAACTTCGCATACAAAATTTCAGTACTTGCCTACAAACCCCTGATACTTTGAATGGTTTAGAGTTTTACAGTACTACTCTTTGAGTCAATCCTCAGCCAACATGGCTTGAGAAATGGGATGCTACTAAAAGCATCTCTCAGACAGgcatgaaaaagatcttgaccCTTTAAGGCTATTAGAAAAATTGTACTTTAAATCGGACAGTTAGCCCAAAACAAGCTAATTCAAATTTATTTCCCTTGGAGGTAAGCTTCCTATGCAGTTCCAACTCTAAACCAGTTTTAGGATGTGAGATGAGTAGAACCGATGTTAATAACATATTCCATGGTCAATGGCGGCATTATCACAGTGACTGGCAAGGCGATCCTCATATTCATTAATCTTTAGGCTGCTACAcatgggcaaaaaaaaaatctgcatcgAAAGAGATCATCTAGAAGGACATTTGATTACCATCACAGATTTAGTccttctcaggggaaaaaaaacacatacCCTGAGCCTGATAATAGAAGACAGCCTCCTAGAATACTAAATTCCCCATATTCATTGTGTTAGCACAGCCTTTGTTTTACATTATACAATATTAATTTTAGCAAATGACTGCTTGTTCTCATGTGATGACATACCATAAAACGAGAACCAATTCATTATCTTAATAAAAGATTTGCCCTCATTTTATGAGTAGTTTTTTCTGTTCgaagtgaaaattaaaaactttttaacAATTAAGAATGAATATACCAAGTTAACTGAAAGGTGCTATTCTGTTACttttgcttacattaaaaaaaaagctataaagcCTACCTCTAAAGTAAGGAAGTAATATAAAACATGAATTAAGCTTCACAAAGTACTTTCAGTATACTCGAAGCCAAGTTCTTAGTTTGGCTTCCTAAGAAAAGGAAACACGTTGGTCAAGGTCACAAATGGCAAACTGAGAAGTTAAATTGCCTGACCTCATCACATGCTTTATTAAGGGGAGCATAGGCTTCCTTATCCCTGTTAGCAGCcctaaaaaataaaactgcatccTGATATTTACCttccaggctttaaaaaaataatgaaatattgaTTATGGAGTACACATTAAATACAATAATGTCTCAAATAAGAGAATCTCCATGGCAAGCTCATATTACAGGCAGATGTGATTTTTAGAGGTCATGATAAACAAGTGAATCACTATCACTGccttggaaaaaaaggaagtttatgTGCCTGTCCAGGTGGCTTTTTCAGTCTTTCTAGGTCCCATTTATATATAGATCCTGGCATCTTTTTCACCCAGGGGCTTCTGTTCATATTAAAAGTAGATTTCTGAATAGAAGTAGCCAGAAGATAGCCTTTGCACTCATTCACATAACGAGGAGTCACCTTGTGCTGTGGCTGCACACTGATATGGGGAAGAAATAGAAGACAAGACGAAGAAAAAAGCACGTCCCTGGAAAAGGCTTTTTATTGCCCATGCCCTCAGGCTCACCGCCCCGCCCGGCACCCCGCCGGGCCCGCGGTTTGACAGCGACCCCAACCCACCGAGGCGGGGTCCAGCCGGGACaagggggaggcggcggggccagGCCGCGTCCCCGCCGCCCCGTTCACCTTGCGCTCACCTTGAgggccggccgggcccggcggcgggaggcgccCTGCCCCGGGGCCCGAGAggcggccgcgctgccgccgcggccGACCCGCCATCGCCATAGAAACGGGGCGCTGGGCCGCGCCGGGGACACGCTGACCTACAGGCGGAGGCGGGGACGGGCGGGGACGGCCCAGAAGCTGCGGCCTCCCGCCCGCCAGGCGGGTAACGGTCCTCGTCCCACCGCGGCTCCCGCTCCCACCCGCCgcagccgccaccgccgccgccaccccgccCCCTCGCTCGCTCGCCCACGCCGCCCCGCTCACCCGCAGCCGAGCCGCCAGGACGCAGTACGGCGCCATTTTGTTCACTGACAAAGATGAAGTCGCGCCCCAATGGCGTCACGCGGCCCTCTTCACACCTCCGGCGCGCGGGCGGGGCGTCAGGGGCGGGGTTGGCAGGTCCTGGCAGGGAGATACTCGCCCTAAGAAGAGGGCTACCGGCCGCGACACGGGTCTCCTCTGGACGGGGGAAGGTCAGCGGTGGAGCGCCTCTGCGGAGACGGTTTTCTCGGCAGCTCTCCGCGCGATCGCGCTCCCGTCTTCCTCTATGGGACGGTGGTTTGGCAGGAGCTGTCCTCACCCCAGCCAGGACCGGGGGaggcggggagcgcggggcggaGGTGAGCGCGCGGGGCGGCAGCACCAGGCGGGTGTCGCCTCGCCATGGCCAAGCACCACCCGGACCTCATCTTCTGCCGCAAGCAGGCGGGCGTGGGTGAGTCCCGCGGGGTGTCCCGCCACCCACCCTCACCCTCTCTCCGCTGCGGGGCGAGGGGGAGGCGCGCGCGTGTGCTCTTAGTGGCCGTTAGGCGCGCGCGTGGCCGTTAGGCCTGGCGGAGGGGGGAGGGGCACCCGCCTCGCTCCTCCCTATTTTATCTCACTTTGATTTTGATGTTCTGCCGTGGGAGGGGAGCCCTGTGGGGAAAGTCCCTGGCGCTAACCCCGTCCTGGGTGCTCCCCCGGGGTCCGTCCTGACGTGCCTAACCTTAGCCTCCTCTTCCTCGGGCGGGGGGAAAGGCAGATGGCGTTGGTGGCCGTACTTGGAAAAATACTGGTTTAATGTGTTTTATTCCTGTTGCGGTGGCCGTAGCAGTGCAGCCAGGAAAATGAGCCGAAGGCTTCAGCCAGCGCTGGGAGGATGTTTCTGGCTGCAGAATGAAATTAGTTTCCAGGTTATACCTGTATACAGATAATGAGCTTTATTCTTGTCACTTGGGTCAGAATTTGCCCTGCTAAGTCATAAAGAAGTCTTTATACAAGATTAGAAGTCGAGATATCTCTTCCAAGAAAATTTAACATGCAATTTTCTGAAAGAACTGTAAACACAAAATATTCAGTTGCACTGTCAATAGGAAAATTCTCTTTAGAATAGTTATGGCAACTAACAGTCTATCTGTGTTGAAAATTCATTTCCAGCCTGACAAATCCCTTGAACCTCAAGGGTGATTCAACTGAATCACTATTTAGACTTTGTGAATGTGGTCATCTGGTCTTTAGAACTTGATATTTATGGCATTTATCCAAGTTACTAACATCATTGTCATGAGTTTCCTAGATGGGTGACAAGACTTCTAAGATACATTTAACTACCTTCATGTTCTGATGTGAAGAAGGAATTTGGACTGCCTTAAATCAAATAAacgcttgatttttttttttttttgtctcattaaaACCAGTATAAAAGCTATGCCAAGGCTCACGTATAGGATTTCTTTTGGTCAGGTCTGAAATAATTGGCTATGTTTGAAATGGAATAATGAATGTAGGTTTTCTTACTGTCAACAGATGTCATTGCGCATTCACAGTGCATCTAAACTTAGATCTTGGTAAATGTCTCCAGGTATATATTGTTTATCATTAATATGTTTGTATTTGGGCTCAAACTGTTTCtgtggtttactttttttttaaaaaaagactgctCACTGCAGAGGATAATTATTTGACGTTCAAGCTTGCAGATACTTaaatttttctcctgcttctgcctcaaataaatttttttctttttcttcttacagcaATCGGAAGACTTTGTGAAAAATGTAAGTATAGCTTCTACATATAGATGCTTGAGGACATGGTTAGAGCATACAGTTTGGATTTGCAGTTCAGATTCTATTTTTGCTTTAACCACAAACTTGATGTCACTCTTTGATATGGGAACAGTTACTTGCATATTGCAACTATACATCGATGCATACTTACAAAGTTACATGTTCAAATAGATTGTCACACAAATGCATGCTGTTCTAGAGTATATGCTGCCAGCATTTTCAGTAGCTGAGGCTACAGTGACTTCTTGATTGGTTCCTTGTAATCTGTAATATAAAATGATCAGCCTGATGATTtccaagtgggaaaaaaaattgcatttttggaATCTGACTTCTTCACACCTTGAGAGTGGGTCCCTTCAGCATCTGGGAGAATAAGAAATGGTGGGGGTGGGGAACACCTAGAGTTAGAGCAAAAAAAACAACCTGCAGAATCAAATGCCAGTGCTCAACTGTAGAAGGGAAGAAAGTATGATCTGTCATTAGATCCTTGTAGGGGAACAGAACAAATAAGATGACTAGTTCATGACTCAAAAACAGTACGAAAATAAGCAAAGTGGGGAGAAGAGCAGTTTGAAGCAACAAGATTGTTTTCAAGAGTACTCAGCAGTGAAACAGATTCCCGTTGGTAGTAGTTGAGGGCTGTTGTGCTGGAGGTTTAAGAGCAGGTTAGATGAGCTGTTTGTGGGACTCAGGATTAGGTGCCTTGGGAACTGGTAATAGGATATGAAGCCTTTCATCCCTAGGTCAGTGTTTTGGATAAGGTCCAGCACAGCAGGGACTGTCAGTGGCATCTGATGGCTGCTTGTATGATATGAGTGCTTGAATTTCACTCAGTTCCTTGTGAGAAATCAAGAGCAACTTTTGTGAAATGGCTGTTCGTGCCAGTTTGCCCTTTATTTGGCCTTCTCACAGATGAAGGATTAAAGGGACCACGAGTACAATCTCTTATCTCATCTCTCTGAGGATAGTAACTCCAGACTTTTGTTGATGTGGCACTGTGGGAGAAGCTTACACTGCTGCTTCTGTGTAGGTAAGGACACTAGTCCTGTCAGTCCAGCATTTTTTTCACAAGTGAAAAATTCAGGAGAAGTTCTAGAGTAAAAGTAATGGTATGATCTAAGCAGGTGTTGGCTAACCACGGACGAAGTGACTTTGGGTTTCTCCTCTGATTCTGAATGCatgaattaaatttttaaaaatcaaatattgcaGGCTACTGGCCCTTATTCATCTCAAGTCTGTGTGCAAATACAAAGTTGCACCCTGTGTCTGCAAGATAAATTTCCTCAGTTCAGTTGTATTGTGTTTGAGTGTACAGGCAAGTTTTTTGACTAGGAAGCTTTTCATCTTCAATATGGGGGTGGAGAAAAGGATGTTCTGTACCAAAGGCTCTGCTGTACTTGCAGGTGATGGCAAGTGCGTGATCTGCGACTCCTATGTGCGGCCCTGCACTCTTGTGCGCATATGTGATGAGTGCAACTATGGCTCGTACCAAGGGCGCTGTGTGATCTGCGGAGGTCCGGGAGTGTCTGATGCCTACTACTGCAAGGAGTGTACCATCCAGGAAAAAGATGTATGTTGTCATCCCGTCTTCTGTTGAATTGGTTATGTCTTTATTTAGTAGCCATGCTTACCTTTAAGGGGCTTGGAACTACTGAAATTAGCACTGGGACACAGGACGCTTGGGTTCCACTACCAATATTGGCACTGGCTTTCATTACCTTTTAACTTTCTTCCCCCGTTGGTAGTTCCCCATGTTTGCAAAGCATCTTGAG includes the following:
- the PHF5A gene encoding PHD finger-like domain-containing protein 5A isoform X1, producing MAKHHPDLIFCRKQAGVAIGRLCEKCDGKCVICDSYVRPCTLVRICDECNYGSYQGRCVICGGPGVSDAYYCKECTIQEKDMPSPAHPNDSREHTENMVQIDLEKHAHLDPPHHVASPAPEQVSMEQLGCSFYSG
- the PHF5A gene encoding PHD finger-like domain-containing protein 5A isoform X2; amino-acid sequence: MAKHHPDLIFCRKQAGVAIGRLCEKCDGKCVICDSYVRPCTLVRICDECNYGSYQGRCVICGGPGVSDAYYCKECTIQEKDMPSPAHPNDSREHTENMVQIDLEKHAHLERWLP
- the PHF5A gene encoding PHD finger-like domain-containing protein 5A isoform X3, encoding MAKHHPDLIFCRKQAGVAIGRLCEKCDGKCVICDSYVRPCTLVRICDECNYGSYQGRCVICGGPGVSDAYYCKECTIQEKDRDGCPKIVNLGSSKTDLFYERKKYGFKKR